One Glycine max cultivar Williams 82 chromosome 1, Glycine_max_v4.0, whole genome shotgun sequence genomic window, CAGGTACACATTTAGGTCAAAGCCTACacaaacaaaacagaaaatgcaACTTTCTAATTTTTTGCTCAACACGCACCATGCCATGTTCTCTACCATGGTATGCCCATGGTTGAATCTGACTTTTATAATTGGCTTCCTAAAGTCTACCACGCCCATCATAGTTACCATGAACAACCCATGGTGCACTCTAGTTGTGAAACTTGtcacttttctttatttttctttcaatgtaGTTGCTTGTGGCCTCTTCTTTGCTTGATCCACGCTTCATAAAGTTTCCAAGTGCTTTCTCTCTAGGCTAAAAATCACTCAAAGCATAGAATTTCAAGCATTCATGTCAATATCCTCAAGAAtctaccttttaaaaaaaacacacaaaataaacCTAAAAAAGTTCTAggtgataaaaagaaatagacATGAAACTAGTCCTAAATGACACAAAATGAATGCAAACATACATGAATTAATATGCCAAAACATGGTATACATACCCCACATCAGACTTCTTAGGAATCAAATTACCTAAGCAAAGATCATACAAGCCTAAGTATAGAACAATCAATAGAAAATGCCATAAAGAATACAATTGATTGGCACTAAAACTATACAaataccaaaatcaaaattataataattcttCATCTCAACAACTTCATCCAACAAAACCAAGATTCACAAGGTCAATTCATTATAGAGGGAGCCTTCCCTTTCTCTAACCTTTATGGACGAAGACTATCCATACTAGAAAAATCGTATAGAAATGTACATAAAGTTCACTCATTACCAGATTTGGCATATCATCACCAACAGAGATATCCTTATCACAAGGCTAGAATTAGAATGGCCTCAAGATTGgttatgacattttttttttcaaaataattggaTTCAAGCTTTGACTGCTAAGTTTCATCGTGAAATTTTTGGAAAAGCATGATATAACTTTTGGAATCTCAAGGAGCTTCCCTTGATCATGGAAGAGGGACTTTTTTGCAATCCATATGATATTGTCATGTTTATGAAACATTTCCCACTcctatagaattttttttattgatatgagTATACTAAAAATAAATCTTCAACTAATTAACAATAACTAATAGTTGTTAATTGATATCATTTTACAGTCTAATGGGTAGTTATTGTTAATTAGTCAAGGATTATTTAGCAACATACTCACATCAATTAACACTTTCTCCATGAATGGACAATGCTTCATAAACATGACAATATCTTATGGATTGCAAAGTCACCAGTCCATGATTAAGTGAAGCTCCTAGAAATTCAAGATGTTGTAGCACACTTCTCCAAAAATTCCACAACAAAACTTAGCAATCAAAGCCTAAAtctcattatttaaaaaataacaccaTAACCAATCTatcaaaaaggataaaatttatATGCAAATTTTGATTGTCGTTCTTCAATCAAGATTAAAGTTTCACATAGTTAATTCATATAATTCTCTAATAATACCTTTAATACACATTATAGAAGCttaacttcaattttaattagagCATGATATAATGGCTTCtaagaaattatatttgagttttGTTCCATAACTTGTTGTGGTCATACTACAACAAATTCAGTGTAATCATGTTGCAGTCATACAGCCCATGCAAGTTAATATATACCCCCATCCATATGTGTTCTTGTATCAAGAACTTGATGACAAGCTTGTTAATTAAGGAGAaaaccaaatttaaaaaaaaaggattgatgacatagttaaaaaaattcatagcaACAAACTAAATCAATTAGTGGGTCAATTTTCGttgataaagaaaagaacaaatatgGAAGTTAGAGTGATTGATACTTTCATTTTCCAGGACTTGTGCATCCGATGCATTTTGCAAGCCATGGAAAAATTGCAACTTTTCTAGAACAAGCGATAATTGTGACACCCTTCATCtcgatatacatatttatataataaaatacataaaaataccaaattacataaaatgattttattcaataaacataaaggagttcacatgggtaaaaggttcacatccatGTTaatcaccaaaaataaaaatttatcaatcaaagatatgaaaacattttcagctcaaaacaagACCGTCCAAAACTCTAGAGAATGAACTAAAGACTCAGCATgtgaaacaaaaatgataaaaactacatgtctagaacttcatgcaattaatacaaAAACAATGCCTCAATGtgacatcctatcagagcattgtgccCAGTGTTCTTTAgcacgaggttctttaaagttATTCACCTAATCATCTACTCCTaagaacacaaggttcgagattaACACGAGatccaaacacacacacacacacacataatataagtataacaagctcAACTTAGCACAATCACATCATTTTACATCTCATTGCATAGCATCACTTGTCCCAAGGATTTAATCCCAAAATCTCATTTCACATCTTCACATTAATCATGTGTTTAGAACAACACATCTCAAGTACAACACAACATTTCACactcacacaattcattaccCACCATTATGTAACAAGTCACAATTATCATTACACGAGCGTTATATAATAGATATACttagactcaatcctatatgtaatgtggtaccatgtcaatgaaaaactTTGTTGAACGCTTGGGAGTACATATGACAAAACAAAGCACACActggtaagtcaggtcactctcactaggtaaaatcatagggagatcaGTTAGGATCACactgttttgcaagaatgcttcAATCATGTGAGATTGACAcagacttaaaggagcactcaaatcagGTGTATTTACCTCCAAGGCCTAGACTGAAAAATTCGTGAGGGTCTTTTCCTCCTGATTTTGGTCCAactcagaaaatattttaacacgcAGACTCTATTTATGAACTATACGAAACACACGGctcctcaattgttttcaaaataattataactcGTTGCGgctcaaagtgattaaactcatCAGGTTCCGACAATGAATCtcatcacaataattttcacaCATTAATTCGTCGCCCTTAAATGATCTCACAAtcatgtgattgtacaattcataactcacaactcaatgcacacaacatctcaatacattatgatctcacaatttaacacatactcaatttattacATACattcaatctcaatcacaatgttataatctcaaCTCAACATATAAtgacacctcatgaatcatatacacatcagtattaatatttacatgacacaaaacatgtatatactaaatcaaattatattatttttaattaaaaagaattaataaataattaaactaaaaatacattAGAAGTATTTATCATTGAATTCCtaatatatcaatttaataaataactagttgtttattttttattgtaatgattaaagtaataaatagtgtaaaattattatgtatttattattattattatcataataattaaaattatcattattcaatataaaattaattttaatttaatgtgcaaaaataataaatttttaaaaattattatttattaaaagttaaacatttaaataattataaaaaaattctagttCCCCCTTTAAGATGTATGGATCCGTCGGTCACCATCTTCCAGCAGACTCCAAGTCTCCTAGCTCATGCATTCAACCACCACTCACCATAATCTCACCTTCTCCCACCATGATCACACGATTAGTGGGGCGCCAATGCACCCTAATTAACAAtgtgatttgttttctttttctaaaatatttttatttgatttaattaaagaaataactaTGAGatcaaaccttttttttttctatctggTGTTTGAAATGGGAGGGAGTACTTAAGAagttaagtaaaataaaagaacCACACGCACATTCGATTAAAACCTCCCATAAAATTTTAGAAGTTACTCGATCCAATTGTATATCTAGATTGATTCATTAATCATCCtgttagaacaaaggagaatgtggatgaatgtttgaaaaaaaagaaagaaaaaaaaaaagaaggaaaaaagactTCAAATCTCACATCGCTCAGGacaaacacttgaatagtgtttcactccctatatatagagagctcccttcttcatttttccttgccccagttgagaagcatttcctcaacttttctttctccctctcatatttcagccgatgcattttcggcaaacttctccctctttctttctgtcgctctaaaatttcagttggctataatagtgactttttaaagtcatatttttcggttggctataaaagtgactttttaagtcatattttcggttggctaaacttttcaagtcatattttcaattgactattagagtgacttttcaagtcatattttcgattggctgttagagtgacttttcaaattatatttttgggtgACTTTAGAGtaacttttcaagtcatacaagaaggtgtaattctagaaaaggttccctcagtgcaaTGGGAATCTTATATAGTGATCTGGATTGTTTTATCCTGAAAACTTCGTGGTTGATAATCTGTTTGCACAATATTAGGCAGTGTCatgaaacgtcttaaagaaagcgacattgtccgcAACTCAACCAGTAATTTTTTCGATTTACCATAAACTATTGTTCCAACACATCCTTTTAGGACATTTTCctaattttagtataaaaatttcaaaccaTCAAACAGAGTTGCACTTGAACCCAAGTAGCCGACGTCATTTTTTACTTCTAACAAAATAATTGCATGCTACAAACATACGAGATTGCACATAAtaatactactactactaccatTCTACCGACAATAACTATAATACAACACAAAGTTCCTACATTTTTATCACCTAGGAGAGAAACACTTATTCACTATTCCTACAAGCAGAACAACACATAACTTCACATAGGACCATATTTAGAAAGCAGAGGCCGTTCAAAGATTATACATGATCTTCATCGTGAAGAAGCTTTTGATCAAAGTGCCACACACCTGCAAGCAACAACAAAATCTATTAGAATTTAGAACACAATAAGAAACTAAATCTTGTTTACATTTTGGCTAGATGAAGAGGATATTTGCTTACCATGACCCTTTCCAACTAATCTCAGTTGAGCCACATACTCTGCAATCTTTTTAATCGATTTAACCTGCACAAAGGAAAACAAGAAGTTACAAACCAAGATGTTACTCTATGTAATGATGCAAATGTAACTCTCCTTAACTTTAGCTTTGTTTATTGGTTGTCAAAAAAAACACTTTAGCTTTGTTTATTAGTAGTTTGTTGCTGTTTCTtagaattattttcaaataatagtAACATGGTCTAATTGAAAGCAGGCCTTAACAAAAGCTTACTTGTTTTTATACCGAGGAAAATGCTTAAGAGATTTGTCTTGTCATTCATATACTCATTATTATAAATGAGGTACAAAAATGTGCCACGGCCACAACATTCAAGATATAACTAAAGCAAAGAATGATTATGATCTACAGTGGGAAAAAATTATGATCCACATATAACTTAAGGAACTACAAAATCTAGAAATTACTTTTATCTACTTATATTCCTTATATATTGAGAaccaattataaaatttagaaataaattaatgataatgtaAGGTTACTTGTGTAAAATTACtatttcattcatttatttattattattttcttgatcCGTGTaaaagacaacaattattttagGACGTAAAGAGTTCAGAGTATTGTATTACATACAATGGTCAAGGAGTCTTATATCTTATGAAATCCAACCATACTATGAATTCAACTGCAAGTTTTACCTGCTCATACAAGAACTCGCTCTCAATGAAGTCTGCCAATTGAGGATCATTGTTACGTTCTGCCACCtattgttcaagaaaaacaaggGAGATTACTTAAGAAGAGACTAGCTaagcaaaaaacaaataaaagcacAAAACTTAGATTGGTCCATTTAGCCTTATGAACTATAggtataataatttgttttgctAGAAAACAAATTCATTCCAAAGCTTGAGGCAAAGAGGCATTACACTGTGAACGTGCAGAAGTTTCTCATTCGTCAACTTCTCCAAAGACAAAGCTAGTTCCATGGCTGGATCAAGTAATAGATGAAAAATAGAATAACAAGTAAGCATACATAGATAATGGTTTGGACATGTGAATATGAAAAGTGAAAATATATAGCGCTACGTTACAACACTACTGTGTCAAGATGCAAACAAAAAACATCAATGTAACTAAAAGCATAGAAGTTTGAGTAACGAAAACAGAAAACTCACCATACAAGGCATCCCCTTTTTCCGAATGCTCAAATTCCGAGGGAGGACTTGTGATTGGGTGCAGCACCACTCGTCCACCACGAATGTTCTATAGAAACAAAAGTTATATGCATGTCAAGAAGTCTCAACTTGTTAAACGACAATCCTACCGAAATTTGAAACATTCACAAGCAATGGCTCTTTTTCCCACGAAAGATATCTCCCAAATAAGACAAATTTATTTTCGAAACATAAAGATCATTGAagtgaatattatttttctaacaaaAGGCTTTCTCATACAGATAAACAGAAATCAAACTCAAACATGCCTATTAAAAAACTCAATTATCTATTAACTGCGCGTGATCTGGGGATCTTGTAGATTCACAAGAACTAACTCTACCAACAAAGGGTTATTATCCCCAAACACTCAAAGTCTTAAACTATCAAAAGAGCTTCCCCCAAACAGTGAAAACTTTAATTAGAATGTGTAATAATATAAACTTTCATTAAAAGTATtatcaagttataaattaaatttttatgcatgttaaaattgattattgtaatgattattttaaaagtacttACTATTGTAACAATTgtttcaatatataattaatttctaattagttaaCAGTATAAACATAATCTCTATCCCGTATCGAAATTAAACTTAGttttaataacttaaaaggTTGCAGCTTGCAACAGAGTTCAAGAGTAACACACAAACCTGATACTTTATAAGCTGCTCGGCATgctctctttcttcttcacttgatTCCTTGAAGAACCTGTTCTCCACAAAACACCACACGAAATCGAAAACCCTTTAGAGAAATAGACGAAATAACAAAGATAAAAGAAGTAAAAGGGTTAGAAGTTAGTTACTTTGCAAGTCCTTTGAGAGCTATGTTGTCTCTGTCGAAGTACGCAAACAAGGCGTGGTACACATAGGAAACGTTGTATTCCACACTGTAACCAGATTTCAGAggcaaaaaaaacaaagagttaataaaaaaaacccaaCAATTAaccataaataaatacataaaaacaaaGTATGAACATGCAGTTGCTCAGGAGCTTTTGTGCAATTAATTAATCCCTTAGCAAAATGACTTtcaagcaaaaaaattaaactattaaacgtaaatacataaatatataaaaataaaagtaagaccTGAAGCAATAAATTAAAgctaaaaattgaacatgtAGTTTACCAAGAGATTTCTATGTTGATCTTTAATGTAAGGATTtattacacaaattattaacTACTTCACTtaagttttgtataaaaaaaagaccCACAAAGAATTTATTATTCTCATTCTCATGTGTAGAAAATGGATCTTCAGCACCTAACAAATACCAACCaaaaaacacagaaaaaaaagagagaaacagAACAAGACTAATAAAATGttagagaatgaaaagaaacaTACTTGATCTGCTCGTTGATTGCAGATTCAGAGTCATCTGCATAGTTCTGACGAGCCAAGGAAACATTGTGTGCAATCGGAACAGCAAGATAATCCTTCTTGAGCTCTTGAAATGGTTCAAATATGACCCCAGCGAGTGGTGCGGGTGCATTTGAAGCAGCACACACCCTCGAGCTCCTGCTTCCACCAACACCCTTAGAAAGacccaaaaaagaagaaaaagtgagCTTTTTCGGAACATCACCACCACCCACAACGGGCGAGAGATAAAAGCTTAAAACTTTGGAGCA contains:
- the SFERH-2 gene encoding ferritin-2, chloroplastic, translated to MALSCSKVLSFYLSPVVGGGDVPKKLTFSSFLGLSKGVGGSRSSRVCAASNAPAPLAGVIFEPFQELKKDYLAVPIAHNVSLARQNYADDSESAINEQINVEYNVSYVYHALFAYFDRDNIALKGLAKFFKESSEEEREHAEQLIKYQNIRGGRVVLHPITSPPSEFEHSEKGDALYAMELALSLEKLTNEKLLHVHSVAERNNDPQLADFIESEFLYEQVKSIKKIAEYVAQLRLVGKGHGVWHFDQKLLHDEDHV